GCGCCGCCCCCAGCCGGTCCCGGGCCTGCAGCCACGTCTCCCCTTCCTGCCGCAGGGCGTAGGGCAAGGCCCAGAGCCCGCCCAGAAGGCCCCCTTCCGGCCGGCGGATCACCGCCACCTGGTCCCCCCGCACGCACCCCACCACCACCACGTCCTCTTCGGCCCAGCGCACAGCCCGCTGGCGCACGGGCCAGGCCTCCGGCTGCCCCGACCGTCCGGCCACGCACAGGCCGGCCAGCGGGCAACGGTCACAGCGCGGCTTGCGCGGCGTGCAGACGGTGGAACCCAGCTCCATCACCGCCTGGTTGAGGGCTCCGGGGCGCGGTCCCTCGACCAGCCGCCGCGCCAGCTCGTCCAGCCGGCGGCGCCCCGCCGCCCGGTCGGCCGGTTCGTCCACACCGAACAGGCGGGCCAGGACTCGCTGGGCGTTGCCGTCCACGGCCGGCACCGGGAGGTCGAAGGCGATGCTGCAGACCGCCCCGGCGGTATAGTCGCCCACGCCGGGCAGGGACCGGATCGCCTCGAAGTCCGGAGGAACCCGGCCCCCGTAGCGCTCCACCAGCACCCGGGCCGCCCGGTGCAGCTGGCGGGCCCGCCGGTAATAGCCCAGGCCCTGCCAGAGTTTAAGGACCTCCTCCTCCGGCGCGGCCGCCAGGTGGCAGGCCGACGGGAATCGCTGGAGAAAGCGAAGGTAATAGGGCAGGGCCGTGTCCACCCGGGTCTGCTGGAGCATGATCTCCGACACCAGCACCGCGTACGGGTCCCGGGTGCGGCGCCAGGGAAGATCCCGGCAGTGAGCGTCATACCAATGGATTAACCGGGACCGGATCTCCGCGGGGTCCGGTCCCTGCGACGGAGCGTTGTTCATGGTCCGATTTCGCGCACTGGGAAGCGTGCTCATGGAACTCCTGCAAACGCTGGCCCTGTCCCTGCTGCTGGCCCTGGTGATCCGCACCTTCGTGGCCGAATCCTTCGTGGTGCAGGGCCACTCCATGGAGCCCACCCTCCACCACGGCGAACGGGTCCTGGTCCTGAAGCTGGGCGCCCGCTGGCGGCAGCCCCGCCCGGGGGAAATCGTGGTGTTCCGCCCCCTCCAGCAGCCGGGCGGCGAGTACATCAAGCGCGTGGTGGCCGGCCCCGGTTCCACGGTGGCCATGGAGGACGGCCGGGTGATCCGCGACGGCACCGTCATCGACGAGCCGTACGTGGTGTACGGTGACCGCTCGGACCTGCCCCCGGTGGAAGTACCACCGGGAACGGTGTTCGTCCTGGGGGACAACCGGCCGAGCAGCTATGACAGCCGCTCCTTCGGGCCGGTACCCCTAGACCGGCTGGACGGGCGGGCGGTCCTGGTCTTCTGGCCCCTGTGGCGGGTGCGCTGGCTCCACTGAAGTCCCCGCCCGATGGCCAAGCCCGGCCGCGGGACTGCGCCCGGTCCGCTCACAGGCCCAAACGGCCAGGGCCCAGCCGGCGCCGCCGCTCGGCGGGACGGGCTCCCAGGGTCGAACCGGCCAGCGCCGCCAGCAGCCCTGCCACCCAGAGCAGCCGGGAACCGAGCACGGCCAGCAGCAGGACCGGAGCCGTCACCCGGCCGGCGGTGAGGGGTTCGACCCGGGCCAGGGCGCTGACGGCCGCCAGGACCAGGAGTGCCGCCCCCCCGGCCCACAGCAGCGCCAGGGGCAGGCGCAGCCAGAAGCTGCGGCCGTCCATCCACCGGCCCCAGCCGGCCGCCACGATCCCGTAGGCTCCCGCCGCACCCAGCAGGGCCAGGGCCAGGGCGGGCCAGGCCAGCTGCGGGAAGGCCTCAGCCCCCTGCCGGGCAGCCGGCTCGACCACCGCCCGGGTGGCCGCCAGCCCGCCGAGCCATAGCACGACCCATGCAACAAGGCGGAGGATGACCGCCACGACGAAGCTCACACCCTTTCGCCTGTCGTTCACGGCCGCTTGCGGCATCGAGTCCTTTCTTATCGAGTCCTTTCTTTCCGACGGCCGCGCCTTTTCCTCCCGCCCCGTCGCGGCTCGCAAAAATTGGTGCCGGCCGAATCGGGGGCCCGCCATATCCTGCCCGGCTGCTGCATAGGCTGGCTTGAGGCCCCGTGGCCCCCGCGGCATCATGAGGCACCGCATGGGTTTGCGCGCGCCCGGCCCCGCCGGTTCCCGCCAGGTCCGGTCACCACGAAGGAGGCTTGGTCATGGCGTCCCGTCGACCCATCCCCTTCCGCCGGCCGGTCCGCGGCCCGGCAGGTGGCGCCGGCCCCCGCCGGCCCGGTGCCGCGGCGGATCCCTCCCCAGGGGACCCCGCCCGCGGCGCAGGGGAAGAGCCGCCCCTGATGATGATACCGCCCCTGCCGGTCCCTCCGGCGGCAGCAGCCGTGGCCCAGCGCCAGGCCGCCGTCCCGGTCGCCGTCCCGGTGGCTGCCGGGCCCTTTCCGCATGGGCCGGACAGGCCCACCCCGGATACCGGACAGGACCGGCCCGGTTCGGGGACCTTGCCCGGCCCGGCGGACGAACCGGCGCCCCGGGGGGCGCACCGCGGCGGACCGCAGCCGTGGGCCTGGGGGGCCGCCCTGGGCACCGTCCTGACGGTGGCCGGTCTGTATGCCACGCTGGCGGCCGCCGTCCGCCACCCCGCGGGCGAACCCGCGCCGCACCCGCTGCTGCTCCTGGGCCTTGTCGCCCCGGCGGCGGGGATGGCCGCCTCGGCCCTGGCCGCGGCGGGGCGCGGGCTCCGGCGCCGGTGGCCCCTTCGCCCCCGGGCGCCGGGCGGCGACGCCGCAGGCCATGGTGGCAAGGCCGGGGCGCAAGGCGACAACGGACCCCAGGGCACCGGCAACCCCCGCCGAACC
This is a stretch of genomic DNA from Thermaerobacter sp. PB12/4term. It encodes these proteins:
- the mutY gene encoding A/G-specific adenine glycosylase — encoded protein: MSTLPSARNRTMNNAPSQGPDPAEIRSRLIHWYDAHCRDLPWRRTRDPYAVLVSEIMLQQTRVDTALPYYLRFLQRFPSACHLAAAPEEEVLKLWQGLGYYRRARQLHRAARVLVERYGGRVPPDFEAIRSLPGVGDYTAGAVCSIAFDLPVPAVDGNAQRVLARLFGVDEPADRAAGRRRLDELARRLVEGPRPGALNQAVMELGSTVCTPRKPRCDRCPLAGLCVAGRSGQPEAWPVRQRAVRWAEEDVVVVGCVRGDQVAVIRRPEGGLLGGLWALPYALRQEGETWLQARDRLGAALAAELGEPLRWYPDTLQGRWDFSHRRWHWRLYLASSGGGPAPDRAAGAGAAAPPHGAALPGHAGQVAETPGAWASGPVRWVDLGHLDSLPMASLDRRLLEQAVQVLAMLPQGQVPGLQGQVTGLQEQAPGQRSRPEPLPGRGRTGPGGAGEAAGAAGQE
- the lepB gene encoding signal peptidase I, with translation MELLQTLALSLLLALVIRTFVAESFVVQGHSMEPTLHHGERVLVLKLGARWRQPRPGEIVVFRPLQQPGGEYIKRVVAGPGSTVAMEDGRVIRDGTVIDEPYVVYGDRSDLPPVEVPPGTVFVLGDNRPSSYDSRSFGPVPLDRLDGRAVLVFWPLWRVRWLH